The Arthrobacter russicus genome has a segment encoding these proteins:
- the gatC gene encoding Asp-tRNA(Asn)/Glu-tRNA(Gln) amidotransferase subunit GatC: MAEINRDDVAHLAQLAHIDMSEAELDRMAGELAVIVDSVKSVSEAAGADVPATSHPIPLRNVLREDVVGHVLSQAEALSGAPDAEDGRFKVPAILEEG, from the coding sequence ATGGCTGAAATCAATCGTGACGATGTTGCGCACCTTGCGCAATTGGCGCACATTGACATGTCCGAGGCGGAACTGGATCGGATGGCCGGCGAACTTGCTGTCATCGTCGATTCGGTGAAGTCCGTGAGCGAGGCTGCGGGCGCTGACGTACCCGCGACCTCGCATCCGATTCCGTTGCGCAATGTGCTCCGGGAGGACGTCGTGGGCCATGTTCTCAGCCAAGCGGAGGCGCTTTCCGGCGCCCCGGACGCCGAAGACGGCCGATTCAAAGTCCCCGCGATCCTGGAAGAAGGCTGA
- a CDS encoding GNAT family N-acetyltransferase produces the protein MILPLAPLTFRLATPADFADVARITTDSYLAAGYFDSAEHPYLRLLADVAKRAEVAQIWVAEQVFEDSAAAEPARRIVGAVTLARAGDEYADIALPGELEMRVLVVDPALQRGGIGKAMVRAIIEHARTLGGVTAVSLTTGDHWVSAHALYRSMGFERAPQRDWTVPNTDPGVEIWLRVYRLEL, from the coding sequence GTGATTCTCCCGCTCGCCCCTTTGACCTTCCGCCTGGCCACGCCCGCCGATTTCGCCGACGTCGCCCGGATCACCACCGATTCGTATCTGGCCGCAGGGTATTTCGACTCTGCGGAGCACCCTTATCTGCGATTGCTCGCGGACGTGGCCAAGCGTGCCGAAGTGGCGCAGATCTGGGTTGCCGAGCAGGTTTTCGAGGATTCGGCCGCGGCTGAGCCCGCCCGCAGGATCGTCGGTGCCGTGACCCTTGCCCGGGCCGGCGACGAGTATGCGGATATCGCGCTGCCCGGGGAACTCGAGATGCGGGTGCTGGTCGTCGACCCGGCACTGCAGCGCGGCGGCATCGGGAAGGCGATGGTGCGGGCGATCATCGAGCACGCCAGAACCCTCGGCGGAGTAACGGCGGTCAGCCTGACCACCGGCGACCACTGGGTGTCCGCGCACGCGTTGTACCGCTCGATGGGATTCGAGCGGGCGCCGCAGCGGGACTGGACCGTGCCCAATACCGATCCCGGGGTCGAAATCTGGCTCCGGGTCTACCGGCTGGAGCTTTAG